In one Anas platyrhynchos isolate ZD024472 breed Pekin duck chromosome 8, IASCAAS_PekinDuck_T2T, whole genome shotgun sequence genomic region, the following are encoded:
- the BRDT gene encoding bromodomain testis-specific protein isoform X4, with translation MYNEDLETSGYTSLLKMSLPSQQCSKIVNPPPPEYINNNNSGCQTNQLQYLQRVVMKAMWRHNFSWPFHQPVDAAALNLPDYYNIIKKPMDLSTIKKRLEHNYYAKAAECIEDFKTMFLNCHIYNKPGDDIVFMAQELEKVFMQKIAQMPPEERLLIPNKGKRKGKSSEETQQPNPRTSTKESTMQKQADSGEQPPVMTQELQQVTLTPLSAAQLTSSMPDAVPITKTKKGVKRKADTTTPMTSIFKASSESLATFNESKAIKACRGDECMIPNKLLKRDLPDSQQSHRFLKKKLLSEQLKYCNEILKEVFSEKHLAYAWPFLKPVDVASFSLDEEQEITKCPTNLGTIKKKMDNFKYRDIQEFATDVRLMFMDYYKHNSPDHEAVAMARKLQDVFEMHFAKIPDELAASVSLPLHTREMRKVYSSDSSSDDSLEEKSSEDSEKERRAHLAKLQKQLKAIHQQLRALTRASLPGLKRKKGKAKREKRKNKAKSEIKSRIQKKKDLKHKWKKKQSLNIQPKKTTQQILLAHKSEDDGAKPMNYDEKRQLSLDINKLPGDRLGKVVHIIQSREPSLRNSNPDEIEIDFETLKASTLRELEKYVATCLKKRPRKQHAKKSEKSKEQCNSERKRELEKRLLDVNGQLNLKKGNCKFESNAESGIGPSRLSDSSNSSSSLGSGSSTSSDTSSDSSSSDSSNSELETCSKQIETRQNCPISMEQPQKIPLGLQKMPCDAVLQVQPSSSTSSLQTSGSSELHQPSPNVLQRLQTLQTRSLKPPEQNAQSPSGMQYNFPGCQC, from the exons ATGTATAATGAAGATCTTGAAACAAGTGGATATACATCCTTGCTGAAGATGTCTCTTCCAAGCCAGCAATGTTCCAAAATTGTTAACCCTCCTCCACCAGAATatataaacaataataatagcGGTTGTCAAACAAATCAATTGCAGTACTTACAGAGAGTGGTCATGAAAGCCATGTGGAGACACAACTTTTCCTGGCCATTTCATCAGCCTGTAGATGCAGCAGCACTGAATCTTCCT GATTACTACAATATTATAAAGAAACCTATGGATCTGAGCACAATTAAAAAGCGTCTGGAACATAATTACTATGCGAAAGCAGCAGAATGCATTGAAGACTTCAAAACTATGTTCTTGAACTGCCACATATATAACAAG CCAGGTGATGACATTGTGTTTATGGCCCAAGAATTAGAGAAAGTGTTTATGCAGAAAATAGCACAAATGCCACCAGAAGAAAGACTACTGATTCCcaacaaaggaaagagaaaaggaaagtcaTCAGAAG AAACTCAGCAGCCCAACCCTAGAACTTCAACTAAAGAGAGCACAATGCAGAAACAAGCTGACAGTGGTGAGCAGCCTCCAGTGATGACTCAAGAGCTACAGCAGGTTACACTAACTCCTTTGTCTGCAGCTCAGCTGACTTCTTCAATGCCAGATGCAGTCCCTATAACAAAA ACAAAAAAAGGTGTGAAGAGGAAGGCTGATACCACAACTCCTATGACTTCAATATTCAAAGCAAGCAGTGAATCTTTGGCAACGTTTAATGAAAGTAAAGCTATTAAAGCATGTAGAGGTGATGAATGCATGATACCAAATAAGCTTCTGAAGAGGGACTTGCCAGATTCTCAACAGTCTCATaggtttcttaaaaaaaaattgttatcaGAACAGCTAAAATATTGTAATGAAATCCTTAAAGAAGTGTTTTCAGAGAAACATTTGGCATATGCGTGGCCCTTCTTAAAACCTGTAGATGTTGCATCCTTCTCACTTGATGAGGAACAGGAGATCACCAAATGTCCTACAAACCTAGGAACAATTAAG aaaaaaatggataacTTTAAATATAGAGATATACAAGAATTTGCCACAGATGTTAGGTTAATGTTCATGGATTACTACAAACATAATTCTCCAGACCATGAAGCAGTTGCTATGGCAAGAAAACTTCAG GATGTTTTTGAGATGCACTTTGCCAAAATTCCTGATGAACTTGCTGCAAGTGTTTCTCTCCCACTACACacaagagaaatgagaaaagttTATTCTAGTGACAGCAGTAGTGATGACTCCTTGGAAGAGAAGTCATCTGAAGACtctgaaaaggagagaagagcGCATCTTGCAAAGCTTCAGAAGCAA CTTAAAGCTATTCACCAGCAGCTACGGGCTTTGACCAGAGCATCCTTACCtggactgaaaaggaaaaaagggaaagctaaaagggaaaaaaggaagaacaaggcaaaatctgaaataaaaagccGCATTCAAAAGAAGAAAGACCTAAAACAcaagtggaagaaaaagcagtctTTAAACAT ACAACCAAAGAAAACCACGCAGCAGATCTTGTTGGCACATAAGTCAGAAGATGATGGTGCCAAGCCTATGAATTATGATGAAAAAAGGCAGCTGAGTTTGGACATAAATAAACTCCCTGGAGACAGACTGGGGAAAGTAGTCCATATAATACAGTCAAGAGAACCTTCTCTGAGGAACTCTAACCCTGATGAGATAGAAATAGActttgaaactttaaaagcttcaACACTCAGAGAACTAGAGAAATATGTGGCAACCTGTTTGAAGAAGAGACCAAGAAAGCAGCATG CTAAAAAATCAGAGAAGTCAAAAGAACAATGTAATTCTGAGAGGAAACGAGAGCTGGAGAAGAGACTACTGGATGTCAATGGTCAGCTGAACCTGAAGAAAGGGAACTGCAAAT TTGAAAGCAATGCTGAGTCTGGTATTGGACCAAGCCGACTGAGTGACAGCAGCAACAGTAGCAGCTCCTTGGGCTCTGGCAGCAGTACCAGCAGTGATACCAGCAGTGATTCTAGCTCCTCAGATAGCAGCAACTCTGAATTAG AAACATGCTCAAAACAGATTGAAACCAGGCAGAACTGTCCAATTTCTATGGAGCAACCTCAG AAAATACCACTGGGCTTACAGAAGATGCCCTGTGATGCTGTTCTGCAAGTACAGCCCTCATCTTCTACCAGTAGCTTGCAAACTTCTGGATCATCTGAATTGCACCAGCCATCTCCAAATGTGCTACAGAGGCTTCAGACTTTACAGACTAGATCTCTTAAGCCACCAGAACAAAATGCCCAGTCTCCCTCAG GTATGCAATATAACTTCCCAGGTTGCCAGTGCTGA